The Macaca mulatta isolate MMU2019108-1 chromosome 9, T2T-MMU8v2.0, whole genome shotgun sequence genomic sequence CAGAGCCCCGATAACTCACGCAGCGCCACAGGCATGCATACACACTGGGCACTCAGGTCCAGGTACCCGGTGGCATACACAGCGCCTCCCCTTTTCTTCCCAAACAACTCGAGTGACGGTGCAAATCGAGGGGAACGCGGCAGTCCCGCTCCGCTTCCCTGGAAGAATCCGCGTTCCCACAGGCAGCCGCCCCCTCCCTCTCTCGCTCCTTCCCTTGGCTCTCCCAGCGCAGGTCGTTCCGACTCGGCGTTCCAATAAATTCTCGAGAGCAGCCCCAAGTGACCCTGGCTCCCCAGCCTACGGGGATGGCGGCAGGTGGGAGAAGGTCGGGAAGGGGGCATGAGTGGGCCTGAGACGTTTCTCCCCCATACACCCATGGCCAGGCCTCTTCTTCGCAGCCTCTCAGCCCTGGTTACGACCCGAGGGGGTCAAAGAATTGAGGCGAGGTTTACCCCACCATTGACCTCCAGGATTCGAGGTTCCTTGGTGGTGTGGCTCTTAGAAGTCTCCGAGTTTGGGGTTAGGGAACTACGGAGGGTGGCAGCCTGACCTCCGCAAGCTACACGCCCGCCCCCCCCCGGGGACTAGCGGCggcggggtggggtggagggaatCTCCCGTGTTAGACGTTGCCGCCGCTGGTCTCGGGTACCCGGAGCCGCGCCCGAACTCCGCGACCCCAACAGACCGAAGCCCCCAGAGGTGGAAGGGCGTCTCTCCGACAACGAGAGGGCAGGCGCGCACTCCAGGCCTGCGCACCCCTCTCGGCGCCCTGGGCGCACCTGCGCACTTTACTCTCGCTATTCATTTTCCTGACACCGTGCGCCTCTTTcccctctttcattctttttcttagagcccccatcccaccccacccccatcccaggagGCCgctcctcctttcccctcctccagTTCCCTCTCgatctcttccttcctctccgtctctctctccctctttttccctTCAAGTCGCACCCGCCTTGTAATCAGCAACAAAAGCTGACATAAATCACGGGAGGATTGACAAGAGCTGACAAATAACTGATTGATTGCGGTCGAGGAACATTGACAATTGATGGAGGGGTGGAGATGCCCAAAGAAcggggggagggaggaaaagagggtgGAAGGGGAGAGTAAGaatggggggttgggggagagacTGAGTGTGAAACAGAGGAAACATGTGATCCCCGCTGCTGCCCCAATCTACGCGTCCCCGGGCGTCACGTGGCCGGGAAGGGCGGAGAGCCCAGCGCGCATCGCGGTGTTGAGCCGCCGCCGCTGCGACTGCCCATCTAGCTTCTGGTTTCTCCGCCGCGGAATCTGAGGAAATCAGAGCGGGCGGGCGGGCTTCTTCCAGCTCCGGCTCCCCCACCTTGCCTTCTTACCCTGGTGGCCGCGCTGCGCCGCGCGGGATCTCGATTACTGCGAAGGAGAAAACACTGGGTGTGCGGGTTCCTTTAGCCCCTGGAGTTGACAGTCCGGCCGGTGTCCACACTCCCACTGGTGCTCCTTCTGGACACCCCCGCAGTCTGTTCCTCACGCGCACCCCCCTCCAAAAGAAGGTTTCAGTTTATTTTCGAGCTGGGGAAAGGAAGAACGACGAGGAGGAAAAAAGAGGGAGGCGGCGGATGGCAAACGTAGAATAAATGTCCATCTCGTCCTCGGAGCGAAATCGAGGGAGGGGACACACGGGGGGGACGGCGAAGAGGGAGCTGCCCATTAAAACCAGCTCTGAGAGTcctggcggcggcggcggcggcggcggcgcgggacGCGTCACATCCCCTTGACCCTCCAATCACCTCGGGCTCCCATTTGATTGGAAGGCGGCAAAGGCTTTAATCTCCCCCTCGGTGCAGCTGCTTTTGAAGTGAGTTTCCTCGCCAGAGCCCCGGCTGGACACGCAGCGGCTCACATCGCAGAGCGCAGCGTCGGCGCGGGGCCGTGAGAGCGCAGCGCAGGGGAGCAGCCCCAGGCGGACACCGCGAGCCGCTCGGCACTCCCGCAGTCCAGCCGGCTCCTCCAGCCCGGCCACGGCTCCGCTGCGGGCCACCCAGGATTACTCGCGTCTGGCTCCAGGCGCCGAGAAGGCGCGCTGGGCGCCCGTGGCCGCCGcgccagctcctcctcctcccgctGCTCCTGCTCCCCGGGCGAGCGCGCAGCCCCGAGCCCGCCCCGCGCCTCCCGGAGCCCTCCCCCCCGCTGCTCCCATGCGCGCGGGTGGGTCATGAGCACAGCGCCCTCGCTTTCTGCCCTAAGAAGCAGTAAGcacagcggcggcggcggcggcggcggcggcggaggcggTGCGGACCCTGCCTGGACCAGCGCGCTCTCTGGAAATAGCTCCGGCCCCGGCCCAGGCTCGTCCCCGGCCGGCAGCACCAAGCCTTTTGTGCACGCGGTGCCTCCCTCTGACCCCCTGCGCCAGGCCAACCGCCTGCCAATCAAGGTGCTGAAGATGCTGACGGCACGAACTGGCCACATTTTGCACCCCGAGTACCTGCAGCCCCTGCCTTCCACGCCCGTCAGCCCCATCGAGGTAAGGACCCTCTCTCTGGATCGCACTGGGACCACTACCCTGGTTGCCACCCTAGGGCTTTCTTTTTCTCGGCAtgtgggcgggggtgggggagtCGGAGTGATTCAGCTCCCGAATGGGGGAAGAGGCTACTGCTTCCGTACCTCAAAACTAGGGCGGAAAAGGGGGAGGAAGTGGAATGGGGCGTGAATGCTAGGAAGCAAGGCTGCAAATACTTGTTTCTCCTTTTGATATGAAAGCCCCTACCCCGACCCAGGCCCCTTCACTCGGCACCGAAGGCAGGCGGAGGTCTGAAATACGGTTTCAAAGTCGCCGTCCTCCGGATCCCCAGAAGCCAGTGTGTGCACACAGCCTCTGAGGCGCCAGCCGCCCAAGCCCTTACTCTGAAGAATTAAGGAGtgtttgtggggagggggtacaGTTCTGGGTCTAGGAACCGAAAACCGAAacgttttgctttttaaaaatctagttagCGCTCAGAGAGGGCAGGAAAGATGCTGCTGGGGGTGGTGGTTGGGCGGGGGAAGCAATCTGCTGCCTTTCCCAAGGGCGAGAATGTTTGTTTGTGAGTGGGTGTTGAAGACGGGGTGCCGCCTAGAATTGTGCCTCGGGGCTGGGAGGATCTTCGTGGGCTGTTGCGGAGAGGCATTTGAACCCCAGAAGCCAGGATTCTAAAGGGTTTCCACTTCTTTCTCTGTGTgacccaccccccgcccccccatCGTCTGACCCCGCAGCTCGATGCCAAGAAGAGCCCGCTGGCGCTGTTGGCGCAAACATGTTCGCAGATCGGGAAGCCCGACCCCTCGCCCTCCTCCAAACTCTCCTCGGTTGCCTCCAACGGGGGCAGCGCGGGCGGTgccggcggcggcgccgcgggcGACAAGGACACCAAATCGGGCCCCCTCAAGCTGAGCGACATCGGCGTGGAGGACAAGTCGAGTTTCAAGCCGTACTCCAAACCCGGCTCGGATAAGAAGGAGCCGGGAGGCGGCGGTGgaggcggtggcggtggcgggggcggcggcgggggTGTTTCGGCGGAGAAGTCGGGATTCCGGGTACCGAGCGCCACCTGCCAGCCATTCACGCCCAGGACAGGCAGCCCGAGCTCTAGCGCCTCGGCCTGCTCACCGGGAGGTATGCTGCCCTCGGCCGGGGGTGCCCCGGAGGGCAAGGACGACAAGAAAGACACCGACGTGGGCGGCGGCGGCAAGGGCACCGGGGGCGCCTCGGCCGAAGGGGGACCCACGGGGCTGGCACACGGCCGGATTAGCTGCGGTGGCGGGATTAATGTGGACGTGAACCAGCATCCGGATGGGGGCCCGGGGGGCAAGGCTTTGGGCTCAGACTGCGGCGGTTCATCGGGCTCCAGCTCCGGCTCCGGCCCCAGCGCGCCCACCTCCTCCTCAgtgctgggctctgggctggtgGCTCCCGTGTCACCCTACAAGCCGGGCCAGACAGTGTTCCCTCTGCCTCCCGCGGGCATGACCTACCCAGGCAGCCTGGCCGGGGCCTACGCCGGCTACCCGCCCCAGTTCTTGCCACACGGCGTGGCACTCGACCCCACCAAGCCAGGCAGCCTAGTGGGGGCGCAGctggcggcggccgcggccgggTCTCTGGGCTGCAGTAAGCCGGCCGGCTCCAGCCCCTTGGCCGGAGCGTCTCCGCCGTCCGTGATGACAGCCAGTTTGTGCCGGGACCCGTACTGCCTCAGTTACCACTGCGCTAGCCACCTGGCAGGGGCGGCGGCCGCCAGCGCTTCGTGCGCACATGATCCGGCCGCTGCGGCCGCGGCGCTGAAGTCCGGATACCCCTTGGTGTACCCCACGCACCCGCTGCACGGTGTGCACTCCTCGCTAACGGCCGCCGCGGCTGCTGGCGCCACACCGCCCTCCCTGGCCGGCCACCCCCTCTACCCCTACGGCTTTATGCTCCCTAACGACCCGCTCCCCCACATCTGCAACTGGGTGTCGGCCAACGGGCCGTGCGACAAGCGCTTCGCCACGTCAGAAGAGCTGCTGAGCCACTTGCGGACCCATACGGCATTCCCCGGGACAGACAAACTGCTGTCGGGCTACCCCAGCTCGTCGTCTCTGGCCAGCGCCGCCGCGGCCGCCATGGCTTGCCACATGCACATCCCCACCTCGGGCGCGCCAGGCAGCCCTGGGACGCTGGCGCTGCGCAGCCCCCACCACGCGCTGGGACTCAGCAGCCGCTACCACCCCTACTCCAAGAGCCCGCTTCCCACGCCCGGCGCCCCCGTGCCGGTGCCCGCCGCCACCGGACCCTACTACTCCCCCTACGCCCTCTACGGACAGAGACTGACCACCGCCTCGGCGCTGGGGTATCAGTGAGGGCGGCCGGGAGGGCGAGcgagggagaggaaggagctgggggaggggaggagcccAGGGAAGGGCGGGATCACGGCCCAGGCTGCTGACACCCGCGCGTGGGGAGGACTCGGGCCacgaaaggaaataaatatataccGTATCTACCCGACAGCAGCGACCGAGACCCGGTGGGACACTCCCCTTCTCCCCACTCTCACCTCCCCACCCAAACtttataaaagttgaaaaaatgtCGTTTGactttttatagaaaaagaaggaaaaaataattgagaaagtGTTCATCTGAGGACTGCATCGGTGGACACTGGTATTTATTTATGTTAGCTCCAAGCGGACCCGTGGTTCAAAAGTGCATTATTTAGTTTGAGCTCTGTAGGTaaaaaggaggagggaaaaaatttaaaacttgagggtaaaaatgtggaaaacaaaCCCTCCCATCCCTTGTAGattataaataaaagcaaaaccgCCACAGAACTAGAGGTCTTCTCTTTAATGTTACTTTAAAATTGCTATGATTGTATTGTACGTTATTTAATGTCTGATTGAAACACAAATttacatgcatgtttgttacaaaaaatgaaaaagtcacAATTTGTCAGCTCTGATTTAaaattgcaattatttttaaGGTGTATACCATCGAAGAGAATGGgtatttttttgtatgtattctggaagaaaacaacaaaaaaaaaaggaaaaaaaatctattccaaAACCTCATTTGccttattttgttctttaaaaggaacacttaactatttttaatttttaagtctaCCCGCTGAGAAGGGGACAAGGTTTACGTCATGTACTAAAATAATAGACAATGTATCGCTTTAAAGATTAAAATTCCGTATATTTGATGTATTAAAGGGTTTTACTTcttcttatcttttttattttttggttaaagAGAGCATGGCAGTTTCGGCCGCAGTGGGTTCCGGGGCCTCACTGCTACTCCTTCTTCCCGGGACCGTGGCCGAATTTCCGATCGCTTTGTTGTGATtttctgggaggcaaaggcgtcGGAAGGGGCGACCAGCCACGAAGTTAGCCTTGGGGAACATATTTTTAGAGGATATCTCACTATTTGGAAAGATAGTGTCCCCTGCTATCAATCATTTCGTTTTTATTTCAATCTTCTCGTGGCAGCTggctttttaaaagtgaaaggGGGTGTGTGGCGGGGAACAGGGTTTTTGTTAAATTTCCCTCCTGAGCTTTTTGGGCGTTTGGGTTTCGTTTTGTGCAGAGTGGAGCAGGCTGGGACTCGCCGGCTGGGCCTGGGCCGGGGCCTCGGGGACGTGGGGCTGCGCGCTGCCCCTGCGTTGGCTTCCAAGCCTCCCCTGCCCACGGCAGGCAAGCCGAAtacactgggaggcagaggggcgCTAGGGAAACCTGTGTCCCGGGCTGGGAAGGGAACGCCGGGACCCTTTGGTCCCTCGGGGAGAGTgtgtcctcttttcttcttctggctGCCCACGGCCTTCTAAACGCTTCCCCTCCCCTAACCCACGCCCCCACCCCTACCGCCggctccttcctccctccagagTCGGGACCCGGGGCAGGCCGGCGCCACTGCTGCTTTTCCCCGTCCGGGTGGCTCTGCGGCAGGCGCTCTATTCCAGTCCGCGCCGCAGGAGAGCGCGCCCGGCCAGGGACCCGGCAAGCCCCTTCAAGTGCGGCCCCAAGAGCGTCCCGGCGCCCAGGCCCGGCCTCTCTGGGGCTATCAGGTGGGCACCTAAGGCTCCGCTCTGCAGAACCGCGGCGGGAGTCTGGGTCCGGGCGCAGCTCCCAGCTCTCCCCAACTTGGGCCGCAGGACAGAGCTGCCCGAAGCGCCGAAGGAAGCACGCAGAAAAGAGTTCCAGTCCCTTTTGCGGGGAGGGGGCCCGAGACCCAGCGCCCCCTCCCAGACGCTCCAAGCCTGGGCGCTAGCCCTGGTCCTCCAGCTGGTTGGGAGCTCTGAGCCCAGAGCTCCCTTTCCGGGGATTCCGGGACCATGGAGTCGGGGCTGTGAGAGCGCACCCCAAACTCCCCGCTCCTTGGGGTCAGGCTCTTCTGGGTTCTCTGAGACTCGGGATCCCCTCGGCGCTCAGGTACCCCCGTTGCCTCTGGGGACTCACGGCCGCGCGGAGTCAGCCTTTGGCCTCTCGCCTGTGTCGCACAGCCCGCGGCCCCTGCCGCCATTTGCACCGGGGTTGGTGACTTTGAGATTTTCCACCCTCCTCCTAGGGCCAGCCTCACGGCTGCAGGGCCTTTACCCGGGTTGCATGCAAAGCCACCCTCAGCGGCCTCCCGGATGCTGCGGGGAGCGCGCGTGCTGCTGCCTGGAACTGACTTGGTGGGGACTCTGGCTCCGCTGCCGTCTCTGCACCCCCGACCCTGATGTCCGGACGTTGCGAGACCCTGGGAAACGGAGCTGGCACGGAAGAGGACCCCTGGCCCGCAGCGTCCTCAGACGCCGCAGCCCAGCTCCCACTCTGGTCCCGCCGAGAGAAGCTGGGCTGGGCCTGGTTCCTTGAGAATCCTGGCCGGAGGGCTTGTCAGTCAACCCGGCCTCTCGGACAGACATCCCCCGCCCTGCAGGTGGGAGAGCGGGCGATCGTGGCGGTGCTGCAGCAGGGGTCCCACGCTCCAGTGCCCACTGCTGGGGACCTGAAAGCCAGGCATCTACCACCCTCTCACCAGCAACAGCCACTCGCTCCTGGCCACTGCGACCCACAAGCTGTGCCTCTTTTCCCTAGCGTCCTCGGACAGGGGtccctgagccaccacaccttgccgGCTGGGAAGGACCTAGACATTCCCGCACCCTGGGATTCAGGCCTGGGACCGGCAGGGAGACGAACCCGGGACGTTCGTGCCTTCATGCTTCTTGGTATTTTATCAACACAACCCAAAACCAACGTCCCTTAAAAGTTTGATGAGAGCCCTTCCGAGAGCAGCTACACAGAGGCACAGCGTTCCGGTGCTGGGGCGCCCGGGGGTGAGGACAGAAAGGATTCCCCGACGTGTTGGACGGATCCGAGTCACCCCGGGCGCCCGGTAAGTGAAGGGTGGGTGCCAGTATGTGCTGCGCGTCCAGGCCGAGGTGCGAGCCTCTTCGGAGGGACAAATGCCCCTCCCCAATGCGCGCCCCACGACTCTCTCCAGCTTTCTCCCGAGCAGCGGCGGGATCCCAGGCGTGCAGGCGGGCGGCTGGAGCCCGGGCGGAGCGCCACGTGTCCACCAGGCGGCGCTGCAGAGCCCGGCGGAGCAGGAAGGAGCCCTGCAACCCCAGCTAGCGCGCTGGCAGCCGGCTGAGTGGGCATCCCGAGGCCCCGCGCTTCCACTTTCGCGTGGCTTTAGAAGCAGTGTCCAGGAGGCCCCTCCCTGTGGCTCCCCGCCTCTTTTCTCCTGCTGCGAACCGTCTTCCCTGCTCTTCTCCACCCTCTCCGGCTTCTGCCCTTGTTTCCTCCTGGCTCTCTCTTCCTGTCCGGAGGACTGACCCAGGTGTCAGTCCCTTCCCAACCTGGGGACCTCCCACCCTCAAGGCTCTGACACGTTACCTTGTCTGCCATGCTGAAGCAGTCCCCACACAGGCCTGCATTCATTCACTCCCTCCTTCACTGATTATTTCCTAACGCCTATCCCTTGCCAAGGGCTTTACTCATTCGTGACAGTTTGAGAAACAGAGGCTAAGTCCTGGAGACCAGTGGCAGGGCTGGTGGATAAAGTTCAGGCCTTTCCCCCACCATCCAATCTTATCCCCCTACCTGTCCCTCTGGTGGTGACACTGAGTGACCCTGGTGTCCTGGTGCTGGGTAACTCCGCATAGATGCAAATCAGGGAGGTGTGCCTCGGAGAGAGCTGCCGAAGAAGGACCAGCTTCTGAAATCTGCCACAAGCCTGTGGACCTCTGAGTAAGCACAACTAACACAAATGCGGATGCCTGTCAACACACTCACATGTTTGCACACTTTCACTCCTACTTCCACAGAAGCCACACCCCTGCTCTGACTCTGGCACACCTGGTTACGTGTGGCACACACTTATGCTCCGACAGCAGACAGAAGAAGGAAAGATGTGGGCTTGGTCTTTAAGCAGTGAGGAAAGGCAGATAAAAAAGCCTCACTAGATGATGAACTTCTCGTGCTTTAGAAAACTCATAAAGCTGGAGCTCCAGCGGCGCAATCGGTGAGCGCATAGTACTTCCGCAGAAAACTCGGGAAAGTTGCCCAGAAGGTGGGACCCATCCCCTGCCAGGTCATCTGCTGGCCTCTGCTGCACATATTGTCTTAGGGTTCCTCACGGAATGCCGCTAGCGGCCTGGTGGTGCTTGGAGTGACTGGAAAACCTAGGCTGATCTGCTCACATCTGTCAGGGGCTATGCCCAACCCATGGGATCCTATATCATCCCACTTAAACTTCACAACAGTTCCATGAGGTCATTAGAATCTTCACCCCATTAtgagacttaatacctgggtgatgaaataatctgtacaacacacctccatgacacaagtttacccatgtaacaaacctgcacttgtacccttgaacttaaaatcaTCTTCACCTcgtttttcagatgaggaaacaggctcagcaGGGGAAAGACACTggtttaaggtcacacagctagtgagagATGGCTATAAGCAGGGATTCTCACCTTGGCTGCTCTTGCCTGATGATGTTTTAAAACAGAACAGTACCTGGGAACCAGAGATGCTGTTCCAGCTAGGGGAGGGTGTGGTGAACATAGCTGGGTTTTCAAAAAGGTTTTTggtgttatttttgttattattttattttttaatggagattttcttttttctttttcttttttaatttaattttatttttttgagacagagtctcactctgttgcccaggctggagtgcagtggcttgatctcagctcattgcaacctccgtctcccgggttcaagtaattctcccacctcagtctcctgagtagctgaaattacaggcatgcaccaccatgcccagctaaattttttgtatttttagtagagacagggtttcaccatgttggtcaggctggtctcaaactcctgacctcaagttatccgcccacctcagcctcttaaagtgctgggattacaggcgtgagccactgtgcccagtctatttATTAATGGAGATTTTCAGAGCAGTAGAATGAATGGTGTAATGGACCCCCATAAACCCATCACCCAGCCTCAGCAATGAGCAGCTCATGGGCAACCATATTTCCTCGCTACCCCCTCCAactctattttgaaataataaagacACCATTTCACCTCCTCAGTGCTTGTCACTTCCAGCTATGGTTTCAACCTATGCTTGGACTGGCTCCCAATCCAGGGCTCATTCCGCTGTCCCACCTGGGTTGAGGCTCGGTGAGCTAAAGCATATTGCTCTCCATTTCATGCACAGTATAGCTGGATTTGAACCTACTTCTGTCAGACCTGGAAGCCAAGCATTTAATCCTACCTGGTGCTGGGAGTCCCCAGAAGTCCCAAGGGTATTAAGGCCTCTGTGCCCAGTGTGACCCAGAGTGAGCCCAGGGGATATCTGGGCTATTAAAAGACTTGAGCCCTGGCTAGGAAATGCCTTAGTTGGGACACTCACAGTACAACAGATATTCCTAGAGTGAGACCAGCATAAAGCCACATGGTGCAGTGGAAAAAGCACAGATTTAGGTTCAGTCTAACCTAACTTTTAGCTCCACCACTGACTCATATCTAAGGGTAAGTCTCTCTTgacctcagttttcacatctatGAAATAGGGACACTGATACCAAACTAATAGCGCTATAGTGAGGCTCAAATTAagtaataaatttgaaaatggcTAACCTCCTGCCTATTTCATACTGGTTCTTAGTAAAGACaagttggtttctttctttcctttctccccaaaGTCTCATTTCATTTTGACCAGCCCTCTTGCTCAAGAACTTCCACTGGCTCCCTGTGACCCACTGTCTTAGAGCTTCACTCCACTACCTGGCCATCAGGGTACCTGTAATCATGGTTCATCCTCTGATCTTGCCTCTGTTTGCCTGATCTACCTCGTGTCTGACCAATCTTCAGAGTCCAAATCCTCTGCAAGCCAGCTAGCCCCCCAGCCCATCCTCTAACACCCTGGTGGATGACACCCATCATACACTCCTTCCCTGGAATACCttcctttttccatttctacCAAAACGCTCTCAATACtctcctcttccaggaagccctctAGATTTTTCCCCCACCACACACTGATCTTTCCCTCACTTTACGTTCCCTCAGCACTTAATGCAAAGGCAGAGGGTAGAGATACAAAGGCCACTGTACCAGGGACCAGGACACTTGGTTTTGAGCAGTGCCTCTTTATAGTTGTGTGACCATGGACAAGTAAGTCACATGTCCTCTGTGAAGCTTGTCTCCAAAACTGATACAGGGCTGTGCCTACCAGGGTGAACAGCACATTGCCaacaagaataaaattaaaaagtagcatGAACTGCACACTTATTAGTACATGCATTCACTTATTCATGTTACTattactgtccccattttacaggtgatgaAGCTGAATAAAGTAACACTGTGCTGGTCATTGTGCCTGGGATTTTGTCCTCCACCCTCTTTTCCTTATTACCAGCGACACAAAAGTTCTACTTTAGATCTCAGGCCAAGTGTGACCTCCTTCTGGGACCCCCCAGGCCCTTTTTATCAGATTTAATGCCCTTTCCTTTGCTGTATCCTGCCATCATATTCTCTTTATGTTGTCCAGAAAGCCTGGATTCTGGGTTCCTGGGGAGAAGGGATTATCTCCTATACCTACTTCTAATCATGGCAGCTAGCATGGTACCTGGTACATAGTGGGTGTTCAATAAAttagaaggagggaagggaaagaaaggaaagaagagagggagggagagaggagaaagcagaggaaagaaaaaaaaacaaagggaggACAAATGTGCATGAATCGGGCATTCCTTGGATAAAATTATGCTTCCAAAGAAGGGAGGGTAGGAGGAAAAGTAGCAGTGGCCTTAGAGGAACTTTGAATGTCTTTACCTGAAGCTCAAAACTCAGAGCCAGGTAAGCTTCCATGCATCAGCTGGAAATAGCATTTGCTGACAATAACAAAGACTCCCAAATAGTGGCTTATGGAAGACAGATAATCTCCCAGACTGGAGGTGGGCAGTCCAGGCTGGGGGGAGCCCTCGGTCACCAGGAACCCAGGGTCCTTCTATCTTCAGCTCTGCCAGTCCAGGAAGCTTTCATCCTTATGTCATCTCTGAGTCTGAGATggctgcttgagctcaggcaCCATCAGCTCATTCTAAACCACAGGAAAAGGAACAAGAGGTAAAACGGACCCTCTCCCTTTGAATGGGTCTTCCTGGAAGCCACACCGCTCCTCAGCCTGCACCTCATTGTGTAGAGTTGAGTCACTTGGCCACACATAGCTGtaagagaggctgggaaatgtcaTGTTTAGTTGGGTACACTGCCACCTCAGATAAACTCAAGGCTGCTATGGACTGAAGTGTGTCCccaaaaaaattcatttgaagGTCTACACCCCAGTataactgtatttggaaatagggctgTTGAGAAGgtaaagttaaatgaggtcataaaggTAGAACCTAATCTGGGAGGATTTGTGGCCttctaagaaaaggaagagataccaccaacctcccacccccaaccaaTGCACAGAAGAAAGGCCATGTAAGAAGGTAGCCATCtaaaagccaggaagagagccctcaccagaaacagaatcagctggcaccttgatcttggacttctagcgtccagaactgtgagaataaatttctgttgtttaagcttatcagtctgtggtattttgtctGGCGGCCCAAGCTGACTAACACAAAGGGCTTTGTTACTAAGAGGGGCAGGAGTAGAAATAGACTATTGGCAGACTCCCCTGCACCCCACGAGTGGGATCACCCAGAGCCAGAGTCAAGAGAGAGCCCTCTTCTTGTTGCCCACCTTCAGTGGGTCACAGCATGGTGACTTCTGTCTTTTAGACACAAATTCTTGTTGATAAAGTGGGCAGGGGTGCTGCTGGAGAAGCCCTCAGAGTTGTAATTCAGAGTTGGTGCAATTCAGTTAAATTTTAGGTGCCTATCAATGTACAATGCAATGATGTAGAGTAGGATTGGccctgaggaggaagaggagaaggaggaggagaagcaggagaagaaggagaagaaggaggagaaggaggagaagaaggagaaggaggaagaggaggggaaggagggaagaagaaagaggagaaaaaggaagaggaggaggaggggaggaagtagAAGAATAATACCGGGAAAGGGAGATGGAAATaaagaggaataagaaaaaaggagaaaatcaaaGCTGCTGGGTGGAAAGGCGGAAGCATATTAAACCTATCTGCCACCTGCTTCCAtgttactgatttaaaaaaaaaaaaaaactgaatacagCCTCCAACCCAAAACGGAGGCAGACCCTGCCTTAAATAATTATTGTGTAACTACAGAAAcctgaaagaaacaaaatccaACCATAAAGAAGACAAATGGTGCCACTGAATCATAACAACAGGTGAg encodes the following:
- the ZNF503 gene encoding zinc finger protein 503 → MSTAPSLSALRSSKHSGGGGGGGGGGGADPAWTSALSGNSSGPGPGSSPAGSTKPFVHAVPPSDPLRQANRLPIKVLKMLTARTGHILHPEYLQPLPSTPVSPIELDAKKSPLALLAQTCSQIGKPDPSPSSKLSSVASNGGSAGGAGGGAAGDKDTKSGPLKLSDIGVEDKSSFKPYSKPGSDKKEPGGGGGGGGGGGGGGGGVSAEKSGFRVPSATCQPFTPRTGSPSSSASACSPGGMLPSAGGAPEGKDDKKDTDVGGGGKGTGGASAEGGPTGLAHGRISCGGGINVDVNQHPDGGPGGKALGSDCGGSSGSSSGSGPSAPTSSSVLGSGLVAPVSPYKPGQTVFPLPPAGMTYPGSLAGAYAGYPPQFLPHGVALDPTKPGSLVGAQLAAAAAGSLGCSKPAGSSPLAGASPPSVMTASLCRDPYCLSYHCASHLAGAAAASASCAHDPAAAAAALKSGYPLVYPTHPLHGVHSSLTAAAAAGATPPSLAGHPLYPYGFMLPNDPLPHICNWVSANGPCDKRFATSEELLSHLRTHTAFPGTDKLLSGYPSSSSLASAAAAAMACHMHIPTSGAPGSPGTLALRSPHHALGLSSRYHPYSKSPLPTPGAPVPVPAATGPYYSPYALYGQRLTTASALGYQ